The genomic region ATAACGTGATTCCGGCTTGAGGCGCCCTCTGTGCTCGCAGCTTCCGACAGGTGGCGCTGGGGCCCTGGGAACGCGCAGCTGGCCGTTAGCCCTCGAGCATTCTGGGAGTCACCGtgctgcctctccctcctccctcgtTTCCTTAATCAATTCCGGCTCTGCGCGAAGGAGCGCCGCCGTTTCCGGGGAGGGGTGGCAAAGGAGAAAAGCGAGGGCGCATGCGTAGGGACTCCACGGCCCGACAGGCCTCTGGAGTAGCGGTCCAACAGGCCTCGCGAGTAGCGGCCCAGGGCCTTGTGGGGGATGTAGTTCCCTGGCTGCGGACGCCGCGGCGCTGGGCCAGCGGAAGACTCGGTTTCCCAGAGAGCCGAGCGCGGCGCCAAATGGAGGCCACCGGGTGGCGGTGAGCCGGTAGGTTTGAGGCGAGGGAGGGTGGCGCTGACGGTCGGGTCTCTGGGAGACCGTCGTCCGCAGCCTACTGGCTCGACCCCGGAGGCCCCAATGTGCTCCGTGTCTCCCGTGCCACACGGCCTGGGCCCTGGGACCCGAGCCACGTGAGGCCCGGACGCTGGCCCGCCCAGGCCCCCGACACGGAGAGCCTGCTGGGCCCATAGAGCGGAGAAAGCCAAGGGTTTGCTTCCAAGGGGAGAGAGCGCGGCGAGGAAACCCTGGTCCCGCTCCCTGGGAGCTGGCCTGCCCAGACCCTGGCCCCTCGGAGGCCCCCGAGCCCGCAGCCCCACGCCCCCCAGCCCGGACTCGGCTCTGCCTCCGCTGAGCTCACCAAGTCCGCAGAGAACTCCCGGgtctctgtccccgtctctcccTGGAGTGCCCCGCCGGTCAGGCTACTTCTCTGGGTCGCGGTGGAGTCCCCGGCCGTGCGGTCGTCGGGAGAGCGAATTTGGGAAGCGGGAGTCTGGTGGGAACTCGAGCTTCCCCTGCAGCAGTGTGTGCAACTGGCAGGTGATCTCTCCCTGGCCGGCCCTGCCAGCTGTGAAACACGTCGGTGGCGTGTGTCCcgtgctccctttctctcctggAGTTGTTCTTTCAGTTTGGGAGTCATGCGCCAGAGCGATGGAGATCTCGTCTGTGTCTGATCTGGCGTGGGGCGCTCGCGGCCACTCCGGGTCCACCTACCTGCCTGGTCTCTCGTGGGTGCATGACAGTGGGTCACCCTGGGCTACGGAGGCTTGGTGGGGAGGAGTcggtggatgggtgggtgaggCTGGGCTGTCCTCTGAGCCTGGCCGTGCAAGCTGCTAGGTGCCCTGCTTGGCCGCGGAAGGAGTGCCGAGTGTGGGCAGCACTGctctgctggggagggggaggtgtgTGGGGGCGGTTACCGGGGAAACGCGCTGGAGGTTGCTGCTGGGCTTGCCTCTGCCCAGCAAGGCTGCCCCTGGTGGTGATCCACACCCCAGCTCCCTGAGAGCTTGACCCCAAGGTGCCAAGGACCTGGCGCAGACCCCTGTGGAGCTCCCAGGGCATCTCGCAGCAATCGGGAGCAGACCCCCTTGCCCTGGACCGGGCGGGTGGCCCAGTCTTTGAGGACTGTGCCCCGTGCTGTGCCCTGCGGTTAGTAAGTGAGCCTGCTCGGTGAGAGCGGTCTCGTGAAGCGGAGGCTGTGTTTCCCCAGGTTCAGGCCCGGGTCTgcctacccaccccccctccccggccttaGCTCCCAAGGACCTGCTCTCCGCCTGGCCTCTGTCAGGGCTTCGCAAACCTGGCACTGCCCCTTGGGGTTGTGGCACCACCTCTGCACCTTTGCCGTCTGATCTGATGGTtggccctcctccccccacagccCACTACAGTGGAGCAGCTGAAAGGAGCCGGACTGAGGCCACCACGCCTGTGCCAGCAAGGGGCCTGTGCCAGCACTCCGGTGTCTGCACGGCGACCCTCAGACAGGGGAGGTGAGAGGAGGGCTTTCAGGGGGCGGGGGTCCTCGGTCCCTTCCTCTGGACGACAGCATTCGTAACGCTGATCCTGCCGCCTGCCTAGGGACAGTGGGTCTACGGGGCGGACCTGTCCTACACGCATGCGATCGTCGGAAACGAACTTGGGCTGTTTTGGTCTAGGTGTGGTGTGCCCTGGGACACATGGCTGAGGCAGGGGCAGGACAGCGCCTGGAGGCTGAGCAGGGCACAGAGTATGCCACCCTGCCTTCTGACACCGTGTCCCTCAGCGACTCGGACTCTGACTTCAGCTTGCCTGGCAGTGCTGAGATGGCGGGGGTGCTGCCCTGGGAGGCCCAGGGGGACTCAGACCCCGACGAGCCCGCTTTGCCTCCCAGGGGCCGCCCCTCGGCCTCGGCCTCGGCGCAGCCGTTCCACCTGAGGGACACGAGCTCCACCTTCTCCCGGCGCAGCCACAACATCTTCGACTGTCTGGAGGGGGCAGCCAGGCGGCTTCTGCCCGCTGACAGTGGGGACTGCGCACGGCCACCGGCGCCCTCAAGCCAGCCCGCGGCGGAGGGCCCAGGCGGGGCCGGCCAGAGCCCTGCCCTCCCGAAGCGGCCCCCCGTCCCTGACTATGTGGCCCACCCCGAGCGCTGGACCAAGTACAGCCTGGAAAACGTGGCCGAGGCCAGCGAGCAGAGCAATCGGGCCGCGGCGCTGGCCTTCCTGGGCTCCAAGAGCCTGGCCGTCCCCGGTGACTACACGCCCTCTTTCAACCAGGACCCCTCCAGCTGCGGGGAGGGGAGAGTCGTCTTCACCAAACCGGCCCGGGCGGGCGAAGCCAGACCTGAGAGGAAGAGGGCCTTGAGGAAGGCAGGAGAGCCAGCCGGGGCTGCCCCTGGGAACCTGGGAGCGGCAGGGGGCGAGGGTCCGGTGGAGCTGGCCCACCTGGCGGGGCCTGGGAGCCCCGAGGCTGAGGAGTGGAGCAGCGCCCCCGGGGGCCTTCAGGAGGTGGGCTTGCTCCAGGGGGCTGCCCCCGCTGGGTCAGCAGCGGGGCCTCCAGTGGTGGAGACCGTCGGCTTCCATGGCAGCAGGAAGCGGAGCAGAGACCATTTCCGGAACAAGAACAGACCCGAGGCCCCGGGTGCTGAGGTCTGAGAGAAGAGCCTGCCCGGCTGATGTTCCCTGACCAGGCTGGCGGAGCGGGGCGGCCGGGGTCGCTGCCCCCCTTGGGAAGGGAGCCTGCAGGCTGCTGGTAGGAGGGACCAGcatcctggggcggggggcggggggcgggggggaggctcAGGGGAGTGGTCTCTGAAGCAGACAGCTTGCCCGCGGATGGCAAAAGCCCTGGCCACCTTGTGGGGCAACAGTAAAGGTTGTGGGTATTCCTCAGACTCTGTATCTCTGTATAGACCCTCACCTTAGGGTCTCCTCTGCCGTCCGCCATGTACAGGCTCCCTGCCCCCTCACGTGAGCACCCCCCCAACTCGGTGTCAAGGGGACACAGGATTTATAAATTGACGCTCGGTTCCGCAGCAGCACATCTGCCCCCTGAAGGTGTCAGGGAAGGCAGACAGGAGCAAGCACGTGCCCCCtgtgcctggtgtggggcttaGTGGAGATCAGCCAGCCCGCCAGGCCcccagaggggaaggaaggaagcgggGACCGACCTGAGCCGCTCACCGAAGCTGGGGGGAGcacaggagcctggagcccgaccCCACAGGACAGGACCCCCAGGTAAACCCGTGTCCACTGTCCCCCGGCCTTCACTGGCTTGGTGTGGCTGTGTTCTCTTAAGATAGAACAGCTTCGGGGGCAGTGTCCTGGGGCCGTCGCCCAGGCCGGACACAGTGCAGCGCTCACCATGCCACGCGAGCAGTTGGGGGCGTGCGGGGTGTGAGCCCACGAGCGTAGTAAACACCCGGCCCCAGTCCTAAAGGGCAGAAGCAGCCACTAATGTTTCGGACAAATCAGTCTTTTGGCGGGTAACACAGGGTGGGTGGGAGACTTGCCCAGCAGACGGGAGGTGCTTCAGGCACGGCACTCAGCACGTGCTGTCAGCCCAGGCCGGGCGGTTCGGGATGGGGACCCACGGGGCTCTCCACCGGCCTGGGAGAGGGCCCACCATGCTCCCAGGTGGAGGGAGGTCCCGGGAAGGTGCCAGGCAGGGCAAGGAGTGGTTCCTTTTGACAAGGCCACTCGAGCCACAGCCCACTGAGGGCTCCACCGGAGCGAGGGGCAGTTCAGTGTATCTTCAGGGGCCCAGGACGGCCAGCTAAGGGCCACGTTCCCGCCTGCCCATCCTGGTCTGGGCCagagggccaggcctggggctctgggagaGGTGGGCCTGGTGCGCCGACAGTCCAAATGCTCAGGTGTCCGAGAGCAGCCGGCCAGCCTCTGGGTGCCCCCCGCTGCCCACACCCTCTCTGCGCTCGGCAGAGGCTTGCTGGTGTCCGTCTTCGGTGTTCTGAGAGTCTGGTGAGGAAGGAAGACCCCTCAGCTGCTGGGTGTCCGGTGGGGCGGGCCCGGGGAAGGGAGAGGTAGCTCATTACTGTGAACAGGGGAC from Panthera uncia isolate 11264 chromosome D1, Puncia_PCG_1.0, whole genome shotgun sequence harbors:
- the TSSC4 gene encoding protein TSSC4: MAEAGAGQRLEAEQGTEYATLPSDTVSLSDSDSDFSLPGSAEMAGVLPWEAQGDSDPDEPALPPRGRPSASASAQPFHLRDTSSTFSRRSHNIFDCLEGAARRLLPADSGDCARPPAPSSQPAAEGPGGAGQSPALPKRPPVPDYVAHPERWTKYSLENVAEASEQSNRAAALAFLGSKSLAVPGDYTPSFNQDPSSCGEGRVVFTKPARAGEARPERKRALRKAGEPAGAAPGNLGAAGGEGPVELAHLAGPGSPEAEEWSSAPGGLQEVGLLQGAAPAGSAAGPPVVETVGFHGSRKRSRDHFRNKNRPEAPGAEV